One Amorphoplanes digitatis genomic window carries:
- a CDS encoding thioesterase II family protein — MTRAAVESAWISCAGRRPAATVRLFCFPYAGGGATAFQPWSTRLPANVEVWPVCLPGREQRLFDPAYTSLDDLVRELRGELAGPIAGSGVPVAFFGHSMGALLAFELARALRDNGDTQPSTLVLSGRAAPHHVTGRRLSALPDDEFVAAVQRFGATPAAALDDPELRELCLPMLRADFTMAETYTYRPGPALDLPLTTWSGRQDRGATPDLVEKWAGYTTGPVRHHTFPGGHFFLHADGSVFDALSEDLDRGR; from the coding sequence GTGACCCGGGCCGCGGTGGAGTCGGCGTGGATCTCCTGCGCCGGCCGCCGGCCGGCCGCGACGGTACGCCTGTTCTGCTTCCCGTACGCCGGCGGCGGCGCGACCGCCTTCCAGCCCTGGTCGACGCGGCTGCCCGCGAACGTCGAGGTGTGGCCGGTGTGCCTGCCCGGGCGCGAACAGCGCCTCTTCGACCCGGCGTACACCAGCCTCGACGACCTGGTCAGGGAGCTGCGCGGCGAGCTGGCGGGCCCGATCGCCGGCTCGGGAGTCCCGGTGGCGTTCTTCGGGCACAGCATGGGCGCGCTGCTCGCCTTCGAGCTGGCCCGCGCGCTGCGGGACAACGGCGACACCCAGCCGTCCACGCTGGTCCTGTCCGGCCGGGCCGCGCCGCACCACGTGACCGGCCGGCGCCTCTCGGCCCTGCCCGACGACGAGTTCGTCGCCGCGGTGCAGCGGTTCGGGGCGACCCCGGCGGCCGCGCTGGATGATCCCGAACTGCGCGAGCTGTGCCTGCCGATGCTGCGGGCCGACTTCACAATGGCCGAGACCTACACGTACCGGCCCGGCCCGGCACTGGACCTCCCGCTGACCACCTGGTCCGGCCGCCAGGACCGCGGCGCCACCCCCGACCTGGTCGAGAAGTGGGCCGGCTACACGACCGGCCCGGTCCGGCACCACACCTTCCCGGGCGGCCACTTCTTCCTGCACGCCGACGGC